The Propionispora hippei DSM 15287 DNA window TCCCAGTTGGAATGGGCCTGATAGCAAAGAATTGCCGTCACAAAACCTACGCTCATTACTAAAAGAATTGTCATAAACAAAGTTACTTTTGTTTTCAGGCTCATTCCATCCCACCTTTTGCGTCGAAAAACTTGATGCCAGCCTTCCCGCCGACTGTCCGGTTCGCGTATGTAGCATTTTGTCAGATTATGTCTTTCCTTGTCCTGACTTTCCTATTATACAGTGAAATAGTTATAAATTCCTAGTTAAATTTGATCACAAAAAACACGCCCTGCCATATCCGGCTAGGGCGTGTTCTTTGCTATCTGTTCTGTTGTCCCGTAAACCGGCAACCGCCTATCTGTCCACGGCGGCTGCACCGTCTACAAAGGCTAGCGCCGCCTTGGCCACAGCCTCGGGCATGGCGGCTCCGGCGGCCGTGACCGTTTCACCGTCATTCCGGGAAAAGGTCACCCGGTATGGCGCTGCCGCGTCGTCCATTGTCACCACATCATAGCGGCAGCCCCGTTTTTTCATTTCAGCAATCACTTGTTCGGCCGCCGCCTGATCAGTAGAAAAGCAGGGTACCGCCTCCGCATGATTTTCCCGCTCTTTCAACGCCCAAAACTGGTCCGGCTTCACCGCCACGTAAACTCCACCGGAAGCCTCGATATCACCGGCTGTTCCCAGCCATTTGACGGCCAGCTCGGCGCTGAATTGCAGCAAATGTTTTAACCAAATATAGCCCATTACTTGTAGCGCTACTTGAATATCAAGATCCCTGCCAGGACGCTGAACCACCGGCCTGCCCTGTTCCATGTTGCTTAGCCTCCTTCTCCCGTCTGTTTCACCGCGGTGAAACAGTTTAACCTTGCCAGTCCTTACAGACATCGACCCATTTCTCACTCCGGGAATACTCATATAACTCGTCACAATTTAATTCAATGGCTGAATTGCTGCTGCCGCAGGCGGGAAACACCGTTTGAAACCTTTTAAGCGAAACATCGGCAAAAACGCTGACTTTTGTATTGTCAATGGCAAAGGGGCATACGCCGCCTACGGCATGTCCCGTTGCCGCCAACACTTCGTCGGCCGTTAACATTCTTGCCTTGCAGCCAAACTCCGTCTTGAATTTTGCATTATCCACCCGGCTGTCACCGGCAGTTACCAAGAGAACACAGCCATCGTCCCGCTTGAACGAGAGCGTCTTGGCAATTCGCGCCGGAATAACCCCGGCCGCTTGTGCCGCCAATTCAACCGTTGCGCTGGACACAGGGAATTCCAAAATATCCTGTTCCCGGCCATGAGCCCTAAAATATGCTTTCACCGCTTCAATTGCCATAGTCTGTCTCCTATAAACCTCCAGTTACAAAAACTGTTTATTTTATATTTTTTTATTATACTGCACAACTGCCGGGCGTACAATGTATGCCGCTAAACAGCCCTAAGAAATATCCGTACCAGTTCGGGGTCAAACTGGCTGCCCGAACAGTTTTCAAGTTCCTGCCGGGCAGCCTCCGGTGACCGGCCCCGCCGGTAGCTGGTATGACGCTGCATGGAGTCATACGCATCGGCAATGGCCACAATCCGGCTAACCAGGGGAATCTCCTCTCCTTTCAGACGGTTGGGGTAACCTTCTCCATCCCAGCGTTCATGATGGGAAATAATCAGTTCGGCACAGGCCTGCAGATCGGGCACGGTTTTGGCCAACCGTCCTCCGATTCCGGGGTGCAGCCTGATTTCCTCCCATTCTTGCTCATTCAGAGGCTCAGCCTTCGTCAAAATGTGGCGGTCCACACCAATCTTGCCAACATCGTGATACTGGGCGACGAGTTCGATCTGCCGCATTTGCAGATCATCCAGTTTCAGGGCCCGTCCCAGCAGTTGGCTCCATTTTTTTACCCCTTCTAAATGTTCCAGATATCTATCGTCATACTCCGCCACCGTTTTCATAAACGCGGCGAGCAGCCAGCGGCGGTTACGGCTGCGGTTGCGTTCTTTCTCCTGATACATATAGTTATCGGCCTCACTCACCATCTCCTCCAGCTCAAAAGGCGGCTTGGCCGCCACACCGCCGGTTGATAGAAAGAGAGGATGGCCGGGCTGCCGGTGATTGTGCTCGTCCACCCGCTGATAGAGAGCGAGTACCTGGGCCCGCATGGACTCTGTCGTTACATTGGGCAGCAGAACGACAAATTCGTCGCCGCCAATCCGGGCCACCGTCGCCGTGGGCGGAAAGCTATCCATCAACAGTCGCGCCGCTGTCTTGATCAGACCGTCCCCCGCCTTGTGCCCCAGCGTGTCGTTTACCAGTTTCAGTCCATCCACATCGCAGACGACAACCGCAACAGGCTGCTGCAACGCCTGCAGCCGCTCCAGTTCGGCCTCATAATAGGTCCGGTTGTAGAGCTGGGTCAGTTGGTCGCGAATGCTTAAGGTCCGGTATTTGCTCTCTGCCACCGACAAGGCTTCATTAATGTTATGCAGCAATTTGACGTGCTCGTGGATGGTACCCAGCATGATATTAAAGGCATTGCACAGCCCCCGGATTTCAGCCGGCGCAAACTGGAACTCCCGCTCAGGCACGGCATGTTCATACTCTCCCTTTTGGGTGCGCTGCAATGCGACAAACAACATGGCAATCGGCTTCTCAATATTTTTGGCAATCAGGCGGGCGACGCATAAGGCCAGGAATAAAATAATCAGGCTGCCAAGCAAAGCCCGGATCAGAATGTCATAGAGCGGCGCCAGCACCTCCGCTTGCTCCACTTCAAAAATAATGCCCCAGTTGCGTTCGGGAATCCACTGGTAGGCCCCGACAACCGGGCGACCGGCCTGGTTAATATACCTCTTTGCCCCGGAAATTCCCGTCTTGGCCTGCCGGTAGCCCTCGTCTTCCGCCAGCGAAATATCCTGCCCGTCGCCCGGGCTGGATTTAGCCAGCACCGTTCCCTGCTCATCTACCAGATAAGCTTTGCCGGTTGTGCCGAATTCCAGGTTTTGAATAATGCCGTCCAGCTTTTGCAAAGTCACTGTGCCAAACACAATGCCGCGAATCTCGTTTTGATAATCAAACACCGGCTTGGCAAGGATAACAATTTTCCGTCCCGTGGCCCGGCCGGTCAATATTCCGGTAATTACCGACTGGCCGGCCATGCCGAGACGAAAATAGTCACGGTTCTTTACGTCCGTTCCCGGCTGCGCCACCGTGTCGACCACCGTCTTACCGCTTTGATCCACAAAGGCATAGCCTTCAAATTCCTTACTGCTGGCTAACCCGGCCTGAAAATCATTCAACATGCCGGTAAGATTTCCCGTTCGCACCGTTTGTAGCCGCGTTATCGTTTCCAAGTCATCCGACCGGTCCTGAAACCATTCGTCAATCAACTGTGATTGCAGGGCAACCGACCGGTGCATTGCCTGCTCGCTCTCGATCAGGCGAAGTTCCCGCTCATGCCAGGTGTATAAGAGACACAGGCTGATGCTGACGGTAACCAGCACAACGGAAATAAGAAACTGCAAATGCGAGCCGATCGTTTGTCGCTGCAGACAGGAATATAGTTTTCCCCTGATATATGCACGCATGCTGATAACCCCTTGCCTCGCACGGCGGGTAACTTGCTAGTTCGCGTCAAGTTCCGCCTGTGGCTAAAATACTTGTTATAGTTCGCCGGATAGGACCCGAACCCTTTTTCCCTGTCATTTGCCAAGGAATTCTTACACTATTCTATCCAGCCGTCCCACGATAAGACATAGCAAAAGCAGGGATGTCTTATCCCTTTCGGGTAAGCCATCCCTGCTGACAAGGCCCTTGTCGCTGCATTGCCATGATTTTCTTTATACCACGTGCTGTGCTGCACCGACTGAAATCTCGCTCCGGAGTGCCAGCGCACTTTTTTCGCCAAACAAGGTACTGATTAAATCCACTGTCCGTTGGGCACTGACGCCGCCTTTATCCAGCAGTGGATTGACTTCAACAAATTCGGCGGAAGTAATCTTTTGGGAGTTAAACAGCAGTTCGACGGCTTGCAGACTGTCAGCATAGCTGATGCCGGCACTCACCGGCGTACCTACGCCGGGAATTTCCGCCGGATCAATGCCGTCCAGATCAAAGCTGAGATGAATGCCGTCACAGCGTTCAGCCAGATAATCAAGCGCCGCCTGCATGACTTTATCTATGCCAAGCCGGCTGACATCGTCGGCCGAATACGCCTTAATCCGGGCATTGGCAATCAGTTCCTGCTCACCGGGATCAATATCCCGGACACCGATTAGCACAATATTTTCCGGCCGGACCTTGTGGCTGTAACCGCCGATCTGGGTCAGGCAAGCCGGCCCCAGTCCCATGCTGGCTGCCAGCGGCATTCCATGAATATTGCCGCTAGGCGAGGTCTCAGGGGTATTCATATCGGCATGCGCGTCATACCAGATGACCCCCAGATTCTTATAGTGCTTGGCAATGCCCGCCAGTGTACCGATGGCTATACTGTGGTCGCCACCCAATACCAGGGGAAATCGCCCTTTCTTTACCATATCGGAAACCTTTGCCGCCAACTTCTCATTAGCTTTGACAACGGCTTTAGTATTTTTCATGTTCTTATCTGCTAGTTTGCGCGGCCCGGCACTTCCCACCGGGACATTACCCTCATCGGCCACTTCCAGGCCAAGCTGCTTTAGACGGCCTGTCAAGCCGGCAAGCCGCAGTTCCGACGGCCCCAAATTGGTGCCATACCGCGTTTGTCCCAACCACATGGGGACCCCTAACATAGAAATTTTCTTTTTCATCGAACCATATCACCGCCTTACTAGATTCAATCGCGACCTTCATTGTACATCTTTTGGAGACAAAGTACAATATATGTTTTATATTTTCAGTACATATTTTTATCTGCA harbors:
- a CDS encoding YbaK/EbsC family protein; the protein is MAIEAVKAYFRAHGREQDILEFPVSSATVELAAQAAGVIPARIAKTLSFKRDDGCVLLVTAGDSRVDNAKFKTEFGCKARMLTADEVLAATGHAVGGVCPFAIDNTKVSVFADVSLKRFQTVFPACGSSNSAIELNCDELYEYSRSEKWVDVCKDWQG
- a CDS encoding diguanylate cyclase domain-containing protein, which gives rise to MRAYIRGKLYSCLQRQTIGSHLQFLISVVLVTVSISLCLLYTWHERELRLIESEQAMHRSVALQSQLIDEWFQDRSDDLETITRLQTVRTGNLTGMLNDFQAGLASSKEFEGYAFVDQSGKTVVDTVAQPGTDVKNRDYFRLGMAGQSVITGILTGRATGRKIVILAKPVFDYQNEIRGIVFGTVTLQKLDGIIQNLEFGTTGKAYLVDEQGTVLAKSSPGDGQDISLAEDEGYRQAKTGISGAKRYINQAGRPVVGAYQWIPERNWGIIFEVEQAEVLAPLYDILIRALLGSLIILFLALCVARLIAKNIEKPIAMLFVALQRTQKGEYEHAVPEREFQFAPAEIRGLCNAFNIMLGTIHEHVKLLHNINEALSVAESKYRTLSIRDQLTQLYNRTYYEAELERLQALQQPVAVVVCDVDGLKLVNDTLGHKAGDGLIKTAARLLMDSFPPTATVARIGGDEFVVLLPNVTTESMRAQVLALYQRVDEHNHRQPGHPLFLSTGGVAAKPPFELEEMVSEADNYMYQEKERNRSRNRRWLLAAFMKTVAEYDDRYLEHLEGVKKWSQLLGRALKLDDLQMRQIELVAQYHDVGKIGVDRHILTKAEPLNEQEWEEIRLHPGIGGRLAKTVPDLQACAELIISHHERWDGEGYPNRLKGEEIPLVSRIVAIADAYDSMQRHTSYRRGRSPEAARQELENCSGSQFDPELVRIFLRAV
- the rocF gene encoding arginase — translated: MKKKISMLGVPMWLGQTRYGTNLGPSELRLAGLTGRLKQLGLEVADEGNVPVGSAGPRKLADKNMKNTKAVVKANEKLAAKVSDMVKKGRFPLVLGGDHSIAIGTLAGIAKHYKNLGVIWYDAHADMNTPETSPSGNIHGMPLAASMGLGPACLTQIGGYSHKVRPENIVLIGVRDIDPGEQELIANARIKAYSADDVSRLGIDKVMQAALDYLAERCDGIHLSFDLDGIDPAEIPGVGTPVSAGISYADSLQAVELLFNSQKITSAEFVEVNPLLDKGGVSAQRTVDLISTLFGEKSALALRSEISVGAAQHVV